From a region of the Helianthus annuus cultivar XRQ/B chromosome 5, HanXRQr2.0-SUNRISE, whole genome shotgun sequence genome:
- the LOC110890805 gene encoding uncharacterized protein LOC110890805, protein MLYVAKEKDEVETWTVKTHKSEHTSLQTRESHHLTAKFMAKEPAVKRLVECNKDISVRTIQEELARKYELRVSRMKAFRAKSLASKEVQGDNKEQYSRLRDYIMELQSANPDTTVHIEVESEPNPDSPTRVFKRIYICLGPLKLGFKECGRDILGLDGAFLKGSQQGQVLVAVGLDSNNGLYPLAYAIAEAENKDSWTWFLECLKDDLALQNNSRFTFISDRQKGLIPALEKVFPAAEHRFCLRHIHQNMKLKWRGKGFKDCLWACATARTGKKMEELKKFNEEAYNWLAQIPPKHWSRSHFTGWAQSDVLLNNMCEVLNAKIVEGREKPIISCLEYLREYLMKRIVNVMKVQGTLGQYVVNVEQKVCTCRRWEISGIPCKHAVAVNWDMAAHKQQVGPPEDWVHPCYYLDTWKKAYSYKAGRPKKKRRRDQVEVEDAMEKKGKLTRKGGTITCKKCNVKGHNSRSCKEPKKGKATEGGSANDEVAAVGSAGGSAAEE, encoded by the exons ATGTTGTATGTTGCTAAAGAGAAAGATGAAGTGGAAACTTGGACAGTGAAAACTCACAAGTCGGAACACACCAGTCTGCAAACTAGAGAAAGCCATCACCTCACAGCAAAGTTCATGGCTAAGGAGCCTGCTGTGAAGAGATTGGTTGAATGTAACAAAGACATCTCTGTGAGGACCATCCAAGAAGAGCTGGCAAGGAAGTATGAATTAAGGGTTTCAAGGATGAAAGCATTTAGGGCAAAGTCTCTTGCTTCAAaagaagttcaaggtgacaacaAGGAACAATATTCAAGGTTAAGGGATTACATAATGGAGCTTCAAAGTGCAAATCCAGACACAACAGTGCACATTGAAGTTGAGTCTGAACCCAACCCAGATTCTCCAACAAGGGTGTTCAAGAGAATTTACATCTGCTTGGGTCCACTGAAGCTAGGTTTCAAGGAATGTGGGAGGGACATACTAGGCTTAGATGGGGCTTTCTTGAAGGGTTCACAACAAGGTCAGGTATTAGTTGCAGTAGGCTTGGATTCCAACAATGGACTCTATCCACTGGCCTATGCAATTGCAGAAGCAGAGAACAAGGATTCCTGGACATGGTTTCTAGAATGTCTCAAAGATGATCTAGCATTACAAAACAACTCAAGGTTTACCTTCATTTCTGATAGACAAAAG GGCCTTATTCCTGCACTTGAAAAGGTATTCCCTGCTGCAGAACACAGGTTCTGCCTTAGGCATATTCACCAAAATATGAAGTTAAAATGGAGGGGCAAAGGCTTTAAAGATTGCTTATGGGCATGTGCAACTGCCAGAACAG GGAAAAAAATGGAAGAGTTAAAGAAGTTCAATGAGGAAGCATACAACTGGTTGGCACAAATTCCACCAAAGCATTGGTCTAGATCTCACTTCACAG GTTGGGCACAATCTGATGTTCTACTGAACAATATGTGCGAAGTTTTAAATGCTAAAATTGTTGAAGGGAGGGAAAAGCCAATCATTTCATGCTTGGAATATCTTAGGGAGTATTTGATGAAGAGAATAGTCAATGTGATGAAG GTACAAGGGACTCTTGGGCAGTATGTTGTGAATGTCGAACAAAAGGTTTGCACATGTAGGAGGTGGGAAATTTCTGGAATACCATGTAAGCATGCTGTAGCTGTTAACTGGGATATGGCTGCACACAAACAACAGGTTGGGCCACCTGAGGATTGGGTCCATCCATGCTACTATCTGGACACTTGGAAAAAGGCTTATTCCTACAAG GCTGGCAGGCCAAAGAAAAAGAGGAGAAGAGACCAAGTGGAGGTTGAAGATGCCATGGAGAAGAAAGGTAAGCTGACAAGAAAGGGTGGGACTATAACCTgtaagaaatgcaatgtgaaggGGCATAATTCAAGAAGCTGTAAGGAGCCAAAGAAAGGAAAGGCAACTGAAGGTGGTTCTGCAAATGATGAGGTAGCTGCTGTTGGTTCTGCTGGTGGTTCTGCAGCTGAAGAATAG